Part of the Microcoleus sp. AS-A8 genome, GACAAAGGTCAGTAGACTCATTGCAGGGTAACAAAATCTGCAATGGAACTTTGCAACGCTTGCCGAAGTACTTCATCCGTTACGCTGGCAACTTGAATACGCTGTAGTAACCTCGATAGCAGTTCCCGTGCTGCTTCACTACCATTTGACGGCGTAAGATGTAGAAAATATTGGTGACTGCATGACCTGAAACATACCCCTGTACTTGTTCCTGCGTCACTGTATTTAATGCTTGTGCAGAAGCAATCACAAACGGTTGGCGTTGCGATAAAACATCCAGCAATACATCGCTATCAAACAGCACCCGCTTCAACTATATTTCTCCTCTAGATAATCTACATAGGATTCTGTGGAATAGTCTGTATGTAGCTGAATCGAACCGATTAGGCTTTGAGTCCAAGGATCAAGATTAGTCAAAGGCTGTGTCGTTGCACTAGGTGAAATAGATGACAACGTTTCTTGTTGGAGCGATGCCAACACGGATTGAACTAAACGCCAGCGATCGCTAATTGGTAATTGCAACGCCTGCTTTTGCAATTCCTGCAATGTCATTAGCATTCTCTCCCTTTAAGCTCTCTCTACTAATTGTAATGATGACAGTGACTTTAAGATGTCAATGAGCTTTTGACTGTGCCTCTAGCGATCGCGCTCTTGTTACTCCGATAGCTGCTCCACAAATACGGTATGTTCTGCTGCTGCCAACCCTTCTTGCAACACAGCTAGCACTCGCCCCATATTCCCAGCCAATAGGTCATTCGTTGCCAACCACAAACCTGGAAACACTTGACTCCGAATCACCCCATTTTCATCGATTGGCAGTAAAACATACTCTCCCTCTTGTAAATAAAACCAATCCAGTCTCTGCTCAAACACTTGCCAAACGATATATTCTCTAATCCCATTGCGACGATAGGCACGTTTTTTATCACCCAAATCGATCGCTGCACTACTCGCTGCAATCTCTGCCACCAACTCCGGTGCCCCCTCTATATAATCATCGTCACTCAGCCGCGCTTGACCTCCAGCTTGTTCTTCAATCAGCAACACTGCATCGGGTTGGGGTTCATTGTCTAAATCTAAACGAACGGTGGGTTCAATCCCCAACTCAATACCCGGTGTTGCAACCTTGTAAGTCCACAACCAACCCGTCAAATCTCCGTGAGGTTGACCATGACTTCTAAAACGCAATGCAGCAGGCACGTAGACAACTCCTTCAATTAGTTCAGCCTTCCTGAGATGGGGCATGGCATTGTAGCGCCGCTCATATTCATAGCGATTTAAGCGATCGCCACTTTCGAGTGGTGGAATGGGCAAGGGTTGTTGTTGAGGAGGTGTTTTGACCATTGCTTGTGTGTGGAGTCGGGTTTCTTGCCGGGTCATCCTCCGATCATATCGGCTATCGCATTGGAGATATGACCCTTGTGAGATGCCAGTAATTCAGATACGCGACTTCTTGGAGAAGTCGGGTTGAAGGAACAGTTGCGGGGAGGGGTTTCAAGTATTTATGTAAGAGGTCTAATGTGGAATAGCTGATAACGCAACAGAAAACCCCAGCACATCACAACTGGGGTGTTTATATGAAATATCTCGTTCTTGTCTAGTCAAAACTTAACGGGTGGATGGCTTGGCTCAACTCACCGCAAATGTCGTCCAAATCAATAAACTTACGAATACAACCGCTATGGCTCCTTGCAGGGCATATCTTTGCTGTTCCCACACGGCTGGATATTCGGCGCAATACACCTTGGTTTCAGGAGCGTAGTTGTTCAGGATGCCTCGTTCGTTAACGGTGGTGTACATATCACTTTCCTTGCTAAATATTTCTTTATGTAAATTAATGTAACAGAAAATTTACATAAATGCAAGGGGTAGGCTATCTGTCCTTTGACACAAAAAATCAGCTCGGTAAGGCACCGCCTTGAGTAGCTGCGTTACACTTCGTTAACGCATCCTACAGATTGAAGATTTACTGGATAAATCAGCTCTTAATGGACATTCTCCAAATTCTCAAAGAGGACTATCAACGCTTCCCAGTTGACCAAACCTACAGCATCTATGCGCCCGATGTCTTCTTTAAAGACCCCATGAACCAGTTCCAGGGCATAGAACGTTACAAGCAAATGATTGGTTTTATCAACACCTGGTTTGGCGCTCCCAAACTGGATCTGTTGGAGATTCATCGGTTAGGAGACACGATTAAGACGCGCTGGACACTGAGCTGGACAACCCCTCTACCTTGGCGTCCGCGAATTTCCATCCCCGGCTGGAGTGAACTAAAGCTTAATGCCGATGAACTGATTATTTCCCATATTGACTACTGGGACTGCTCTCGTTTGGATGTGCTAAAACAGCACCTGCCGTTCCCAGAAAAAAATTAAAGAGATAATAAATAATGTAAATACTTATGAGGCAGACGCAAACCCTTGTGTCGCAAGATCATCCATGCGTGTAATTCTTATGACTGGCAAAGGCGGAGTCGGCAAGACTTCTGTTGCCGCTGCTACGGGACTCCGTTGTGCTGAACTGGGTTATCGAACACTCGTTCTCAGTACCGACCCCGCTCACTCTCTGGCAGATAGCTTTGATCTCGAACTGAGCCATGAACCTCAATTAGTTCGTCCAAACCTGTGGGGAGCCGAACTCGATGCTCTAATGGAATTGGAAGGGAACTGGGGTGCTGTTAAGCGATATATTACCCAGGTTCTGCAAGCACGGGGATTAGATGGCGTTCAGGCAGAAGAATTAGCCATTCTTCCCGGCATGGATGAGATTTTCGGACTCGTGCGGATGAAACGTCATTATGACGAAAATGAGTACGACGTTTTGATTATTGACTCTGCTCCTACGGGTACAGCTTTGCGATTACTCAGCTTACCGGAAGTTAGTGGTTGGTATATGCGCCGCTTTTACAAGCCGCTACAAAGTATATCGGTGGCACTGAGGCCATTGGTTGAACCCTTTTGGAAACCGATTGCGGGTTTTTCCTTACCTGATAAAGAGGTGATGAATGCTCCATATGAGTTCTACGAGCAAATTGAAGCACTAGAGAAGATACTCACGGACAACACCCAAACGTCGGTGCGTTTAGTCACTAATCCCGAAAAAATGGTGATTAAAGAATCGTTACGCGCTCATGCCTATTTGAGCTTGTACAACGTCGCCACCGATTTAGTCATCGCCAATCGGATTATTCCCGACCAAGTGACTGACCCCTTCTTTCAGCGCTGGAAGGAAAATCAACAGCAGCACCGCCAGGAAATTCATGAAAACTTCCATCCACTACCGGTGAAAGAAGTTCCCCTCTATTCCGAAGAGATGTGTGGTCTAGAGGCTTTGGAGCGGCTGAAGGAAACACTCTATGCTTCAGAAGACCCTACTCAGGTCTATTACAAGGAAAATACAATTAGGGTGGTACAAAACGACAATCAATACAGTCTGGAACTCTACCTACCCGGTATCCCAAAAGACCAAATCCAGCTAACCAAAACGGGCGATGAACTCAACGTGCGAATTGGCAATCATCGACGTAACTTAGTGCTCCCTCAAGCCTTAGCCGCCTTGCAACCTTCTGGAGCCAAGATGGAGGAAGATTATCTCAAAATTAAGTTTGCTGCTAGTGTCTAAGGGGTAGTTTGGCAAAGCTAAGCGATCGCATCAAGCGGGATTCAGCAGCCTTCAGTGAACCTCTGGGGAAATGTTGTTGTAGGGGTACGATATCATCGTGCCCTTATTCTATAAGTTTTTATTATCTCACACTCACGGCAAAATGTAGAACTCTGGGTAGAACTTCCCTGATTCAACAAGACTCTTGTTAGCATTGGTATAGCTTAGCGTGAATTTATGGTTACAAAAATCCCATTTAATTTGTATTAATGTATACTTATATTTAATAAAAACAAAAAAATGAAATAATTCTCTAAATTGAGAGGCAAATAACAGGCGTGAGTCAGCTAAACCAAGTTTTTCCTGCTCAGGGGTTGAGGGAACCACTCAGACGCTACGACGCAAAAACGATCAGACGATATTACCGCTCCCGACCTTGGGCAGGCATTGGTCGTGCCCTCACCATCATCTGGTCTTTTGCCACATTCATTTTCAGTCTCAAATGGGATGACTGGCGTAATCAAACAGAGCGTAACAAGTTTAAACGAGCCGCTCAGCTCCGGCAAATCCTCACTCGCCTAGGGCCAACCTTTATTAAAGTGGGGCAAGCTCTCTCCACACGCCCTGACTTAGTGCGGAAAGACTTTTTAGACGAACTAATTAAGTTACAAGACCAACTACCGCCCTTTGATAATGCTCTCGCCTTCTCAATCATTGAAGCCGAGTTGGGACAACCTGTAACAGAATTATTTAGCGAAATTTCCTCCAACCCGGTTGCCGCCGCCAGTCTCGGACAAGTGTATCGAGCTTTTCTGCACACTGGCGAAGAAGTGGCAGTTAAGGTGCAGCGCCCGAATTTGCTCCCGACTCTAACCTTAGACCTTTATTTGATGCGCTGGGCAGCGGGTTGGCTTTCTCCCTGGCTACCCCTGAATTTAGGGCATGACCTGACGTTAATTGTTGATGAATTCGGCATCAAATTATTTGAAGAAATCGATTACATTAACGAAGGACGCAACGCGGAAAAATTTGCCCACAACTTCCGCGATGATTCAACGGTCAAAGTCCCCCTGATTTACTGGCGCTACAGTACTGTGCGAGTCCTCACTTTAGAGTGGATTCATGGCTTTAAGTTAACGGATACCGCTAGTATTCGCGCCGCTGGACTGGATCGCGACCAAATCATTCAAGTCGGTGTGATTTCGGGTCTGCGTCAACTATTGGAACATGGCTTTTTCCATGCCGATCCGCATCCTGGCAACCTGTTTGCCCTACCGGATGGGCGCATGGCGTATATTGACTTTGGCATGATGGATCAGCTAGAGCAATATACAAAAGAAACGATCGCCGCATCCATCGTTCATCTGATTAATAAAGACTACACTGAATTAGCGAAGAACTTTGTCAAACTCGGCTTTTTAACCCCAGATACAGATATTACGCCCATTATTCCAGCCTTAGAAGTGGTGCTGGGAGAAGCGATGGGTGAAAGTGTGCGGAACTTCAACTTCAAAACCATTACCGATCAATTCTCGGAGTTGATGTACGACTATCCGTTCCGTGTACCCGCGAAGTTTGCTTTAATTATCCGTTCGTTGGTGACTCAAGAAGGCTTAGCGCTAACGTTGAATCCTAATTTCAAAATCGTTGAGGTATCTTACCCCTATGTGGCGCGGCGTCTGCTTACGGGTGAATCCCCAGAAATGCGGCGGCATCTGATTGAAGTATTGTTCAAAGATGAGAAATTCCAATGGGAGCGGTTGGAGAATATGATTGCGATCGCTCGTTCTGACAACAACTTCGATTTACTACCCACGGCTCAATTAGGGTTGCAGTTTCTTCTCTCCGAAGAAGGTCAGTTTTTGCGGCGTCAACTTCTTCTCGCGTTAACTGAAGATGACCGACTCCACACACAAGAAGTTCAACGTCTTTGGAATTTGGTTAAAGATGACTTGAAACCAGGGCGTTTGTTCAATGTAGCTTTGAATTCTCTGACTGAACTTTCCATCGAAGGCGTAGCCTCAATTTTACCGCTGGCTACTATCCTGAAAAGTGAATAGTTGTTATTTTCGACAGCAAAGAAGCAAGGGGTGTTAACAGCCTCTGTTTCTTCATCTATGCATCCTCTTTTTATTAACAATCAAATCGGGCTACGAGAGACATTCATTAACATAACTCCGCCTCTCCCCTGCCCCCAATCTCTCCCTCCTCCAATCCCTCACTCATGTTTTTTAAGAGGAGATTTCGGATAGGCTATTAGTAGCTGATCAAGGCTGAGTCATCGTACCCTTTGTGTTTTAAAATCTGTCCGTATCTTCCTGAATACTAATAGGAGTGCTTCGTGTATAGCTTTCCAGAACCGCCATATTTTTTGTTGATTTTCGGTTTGTTTGCTGGCCTGACCTCTGGTGCCGCGTTTGAAGCTACGCTTAAACAAAAAGTCCGAGAATGGTCGAAAAACCGTTCCACGCGTACCCTAGCTCAAATGAAAGGCGTCCAGTTACAAATGCCGTTTCTGGGAATTGGAGCTGGAATTTGTGTCTTTCTCGCGGCTGGATTAGAGATATTTGGCTTTCCCTGGTGGTTGTCGTATTCTATCTCGCTACCTCTCACGCTATTTATTAGCCTCCTCGTTTGGTCGCAATTGGGTAAACTTTTGAATCAATTAGAGCAAGGTGGCTCAAAAGCCTTAGATTTAGATTCAATCACTTAATCAATAGCCGATTACAGCTCACCTTCTGCACCCTCAACCAACAGTTACTCTGGAAACATAGCAGTTCTCAGTTGTATGGAGTACATCAGAATAACCTAACCCCCTACCTCGTCATCCTCACATAAGAGTTCCGGTCGCTCCGGTTCCTACCTCTCCCGACGCCTCTCCTACAAGGAGAGGGAAAAGGAATAATGTTTTTAACTGGAAGGGGAGTAAGAATCAAAGCCTCTCTCCTTTTAGGAGAGAGGTTTTCCAGAGAGGTCACAAGAGTGTACATAATGCCATCGAGAAGGGCTATAGTAACCTGTTAGGGTGTGGAATGTGGGTTGCTTCTCTCACTAGTGTTGGCAGAACGAAACGCCTCAATTTGATCAATTTTTGCCATTAGCGCGATGTAGGAGGGGGCGCTATAGCAGCAATTCGTCATCGGATCGAATGCTTGCCAATTTTGTGCTTGGCAAATAAACCAATCTCGATATTTTCCGTTGCCATCAAAGTCGCCTTCCAGCATCATCCAGTCGCCCCCCAATGCAAAACCCGCATTGAGTTTTTCCAGTTCAGGATAGAGCCATTCTTTTAACTGCTGTAAATCCCAAAAGACGCCCGGATGCCAGTAATCGCTCAGGCAGCTAGAAACTTCGACTCGATAACCCTGCTCAACTCGATAAATCCGGGCTTCAATGTCATCTAGAGGAATAACCTGAACAACTCTTGTATTCACTTGTGCAACATCCACTCGTTTCTCTAGGATAGAGCTTTCAAGTTTCCTCGCCACTCGTTTTGAGTTGTAGATAAACCAGCACCAGTGTAAAGCTGAGCAACACTGTAGCCGCAGCAGCAGCGTAGCCAAAATCAAACAGAGCAAAGGCTTGTTCGTAAATGTAGTAAACCAGTACATTGGTGGAGTTAAGAGGCCCACCGCCCGTGATGATATAAACCTGCTCGAAACTCCGTAACGTAAAAATTGCTGTAGTAATGGTGGCAAAAATTAAGGTAGGCCGCAATCCTGGAAGGGTAATGTACCAGAATTTTTGCCAAGAATTCGCACCATCTAATTCAGCCGCTTCATAGCGACTCGGAGGAATGGCTTGGAGTCCTGCTAGGAATACCACCATGTTAAAACCGAGCTGTTTCCAACTGCTTAATAAAATCAGGATTGGCATAGCCCAAGTGGTACTGCCTAGCCAGGGAATCGATGCAAAACCCAGAGAATTTAGCAATGCATTCATGGGGCCTTCGGTTTGAAAGAGCCAGCGAAACCCTAGTCCAACGGCGACTAGAGAGGTAATGGACGGAATGAAATAAGCGGTTCGCAGCAGTCCCCGCAGAGCCAACGACTGATTTAGTAACACGGCTAATCCCAAGGGGATAATCAGACTGGGAAGGACGGTGGCAAGGGTGAAATAAAGGGTATTGCCGAGAACTTGCCAAAAATCGGGGTCGAGTACTAGGCGGAGATAGTTTCTCAAACCGACCCCATGGATACCTGTTGAGGTGAAACTTCCGGTAGTAAAGCTGAGGTAAACCAGATAAGCAATGGGCCACAGCAGGAATAATCCGAGGAGAAGCAGGGCGGGGGCTAAGAAAATCCAGGCGGCGATAGCATCATTATCTAGCCACTGATGCTGAGGGGAAGGCTTAGTATTATTCGTCATGGAATTAGTTATTTATTATCTGTTGAAGGAATAACAAGTGGCCAATGGATTAGCCGATGAGTAACTTTCGTTTAATTAATCTGAAGTTTTTTAATATAAACTTCCTGTAAGTCTTGATATTTTAGAAATAATTGCTATTTTTACCTATATAATCCCTGTCCATCTACACGAGTGCTTCAAAAAGCTTAAAGGGTTATTTATCCGTATTTGAAACGCTTTTAACATTCCGTAAAACCTGAACGTTTCTCCACATTTTCCCCAATAGCTGATTAAAGAAATTTTATTAGACATTTATTGTCGATTTAGCCCCCATAGCGGTATTTATGACTCGATTACTTGAAAAACGCCATGTTGAAACAAACTTCTCTCAACACAATCTTCCAACTTGACGGCGGTTCTGAACCCGTTTCACTCGAATTTACCCTCAGCGATTCCGAAGCAGATTTTGTCAATGAAGTCGGTGTTTTTGCAGTCGATGATGACTTAGGCACTATCGATGGTATAGCCCCCGGCACTCCAGAATACCTCGCTGCTGCCCTCGGTCGGAGAAACCTCATTTTCTCCGCCCTTGCCAACTCAACCTTTCCCAAATCAGTCTCCAAACGTCAACTTAGCTTTGAGAGCAACACGAGGCTAGGATTTTACCTGGTGTCGAACAGTACCACAGATAACGTCTTGGCTGATTTGGCAGCCGGACTTACCCCAGCGAATGTCTTTTTTGCCCATGCTAATGCCAATGCCAATGGGTTCAACTATTCGCAAGTATTAGAATTTAACAGCAGCACCCTTACCCTAGCGTGGGAAGACCAGTTCGGAGGCGGTGACTTCGACCTCAACGACTTAGTGCTGAGAGTACAAGTAACGAATACCCCACCGACGCCAGAAACAGCGTTGCAAGGAGAGCGAGAACTTATTGATTTAGGCAGCAAGTCGGGTTTAATTCCTGTCAATATTGAGGTGAATCGAGACGCTGCCTTTAACAACAGCTTTGGATTTTATGCGATTGATGACTCCACAGGACGCATTGGCAATCTGAATCCAGGGGATGGTGGGTATGCCGAAGCCGCGATTAGAAATCGAGTGGACTACAGCCAAGGAATACTAGGGGAAGCACTGCTGGCACCTTTTTTCATTGCTAATAACACTCCAGAAAACTTCCTTGCTCAAAACCCCTCCAATCAGCCGGAGCAGGAGTCATTGGCTTACTTTTCTTTTCTCAACGCCAACCCCGACGGCATTGACCACATCCGCCTGCTAGGGGACAACACCTTTGCCTTTGAAGATTTATACGGTGGAGGGGATTTTGACTATAACGATTTAGTCATTCAGCTCAGTTTTACCAACCCCAACAACCCAACAACGCCAACACCAACACCAACACCAACGCCAACACCAACGCCAACGCCAACGCCAACGCCAACGCCAACGCCAACGCCAACGCCAACTCCTGGTGAAATTCGAGGTACGGTGTGGAATGATATCAACGGGAATGGTTTACGCAACACGGGCGAACTGGGACTGACCGGCTGGACGGTCTTTCTAGACCAAAACCAGAATGGTCTGCTTGATGTGGGTGAACTATCCACCACGACAGACGCTAATGGGAATTATGCCTTCACGACCCTAATTCCAGGAACCTATACGGTTGCTCAAGTGTTGCAAACGGGATGGCAGTCAACGTTTCCTGTTCCCAATCTTCAGACCGTTAACCTCAATGATGGTCAGAGTGTTACGGATGTTAACGTTGGGAATCGTTCTATCTTAGAGCAACTCCAACTGACACTGACACCTCTAGTGACGGGGCTGACCAATCCACTCGATATTACTCATGCAGGTGATGGTAGCGATCGCATGTTTGTTGTAGAACAAGGAGGTCGCATCCGGATTATCCAAAATGGCAATTTGTCGGCGACGCCGTTCCTCGATATCTCCAATCGCATCAGTGCTGGAGGTGAACGTGGTTTACTGGGCTTGGCTTTCCCCCCTAACTACGCGAGTAAAGGTTACTTCTACGTCAACTACACCAATACAGTTGGCGATACCGTGATAGCTCGCTATCGCCTCACCAACAATCCCAACGTCGCCGACCCCAATTCGGAAGAGATTATCTTAACGGTTCCACAGCCCTTCGCTAACCACAATGGTGGACAACTAGCGTTTGGCCCGGATGGTTACCTCTACATTGCTCTAGGTGATGGAGGGGGTGCTGGAGACCCTCAAAACAATGCCCAGAACCCCCAATCCTTGTTGGGTAAGATGCTACGCATTGATGTGGAATCGGGAGGAGTACCCTATGCTATCCCTGCCACTAATCCCTTTGTCGCGACCACCGACCCCAATAACCTGTATCGTGATGAAATTTGGGCGCTGGGTTTGCGTAACCCTTGGCGTTTCTCCTTTGATCGCATAACGGGTGACCTTTTCATTGGCGATGTGGGACAGAATGCGATCGAAGAGATTGACTTTCAATCGGCGACTAGTCAGGGTGGCGAAAACTATGGCTGGAACATCATGGAAGGGTCTACTCGTTACAACAATAACCCTGGTGACATAACAGGCTTTGTAATCCCTGTAGCAGAGTACGACCATTCACTGGGAGAGTCTGTTACTGGTGGAATGGTGTACCGAGGTCTGAGTGAGCCGAGTCTGCAAGGCGTATATTTATACGGGGATTTCATTAGTGGACGCATCTGGGGGTTAAGGCCAAATAGTGCTGGATGGGAAAACGCGGTTCTTCTCGATACCCCTTACTTCATTTCTACCTTTGGCGAAGACCAAGCGGGTAACTTGTACCTGGCCGACTACACAAATGGCGGTATTTATAGCATTTCTGTTTAGCGGTAACCCAGTATCCTGTTTGAAAAGGGTACATTACACCGCATTAACGCACCCTATAAATTAGGGTATTCGCTCTATTAAGATTCATGGCACTGACTTAAGAATTTCTTAGCTCACCAAGGAACCCTTGTGCACCGGAGCTTTAGTGAGGAGGTCTGGGGGAGGCACGTGCGCTAACGCGCCCCGCTTCGCTATCGTCCCCCACCGGAGCTTTAGTGAGGAGGGGGTTTGGGGGGAAACCCCCCAATCTGGGTTTTTCCAACAAACGATCACTTGTTCCTTAAGTCAGTGACATTCCTACCTAAGATAGTGCGATCGCATCATCCAGCAATAGCTTGTGAGAAAAACCTCG contains:
- a CDS encoding PIN domain-containing protein codes for the protein MLFDSDVLLDVLSQRQPFVIASAQALNTVTQEQVQGYVSGHAVTNIFYILRRQMVVKQHGNCYRGYYSVFKLPA
- a CDS encoding Uma2 family endonuclease, producing the protein MVKTPPQQQPLPIPPLESGDRLNRYEYERRYNAMPHLRKAELIEGVVYVPAALRFRSHGQPHGDLTGWLWTYKVATPGIELGIEPTVRLDLDNEPQPDAVLLIEEQAGGQARLSDDDYIEGAPELVAEIAASSAAIDLGDKKRAYRRNGIREYIVWQVFEQRLDWFYLQEGEYVLLPIDENGVIRSQVFPGLWLATNDLLAGNMGRVLAVLQEGLAAAEHTVFVEQLSE
- a CDS encoding ssl1498 family light-harvesting-like protein gives rise to the protein MYTTVNERGILNNYAPETKVYCAEYPAVWEQQRYALQGAIAVVFVSLLIWTTFAVS
- a CDS encoding DUF2358 domain-containing protein, whose product is MDILQILKEDYQRFPVDQTYSIYAPDVFFKDPMNQFQGIERYKQMIGFINTWFGAPKLDLLEIHRLGDTIKTRWTLSWTTPLPWRPRISIPGWSELKLNADELIISHIDYWDCSRLDVLKQHLPFPEKN
- a CDS encoding TRC40/GET3/ArsA family transport-energizing ATPase, which gives rise to MRVILMTGKGGVGKTSVAAATGLRCAELGYRTLVLSTDPAHSLADSFDLELSHEPQLVRPNLWGAELDALMELEGNWGAVKRYITQVLQARGLDGVQAEELAILPGMDEIFGLVRMKRHYDENEYDVLIIDSAPTGTALRLLSLPEVSGWYMRRFYKPLQSISVALRPLVEPFWKPIAGFSLPDKEVMNAPYEFYEQIEALEKILTDNTQTSVRLVTNPEKMVIKESLRAHAYLSLYNVATDLVIANRIIPDQVTDPFFQRWKENQQQHRQEIHENFHPLPVKEVPLYSEEMCGLEALERLKETLYASEDPTQVYYKENTIRVVQNDNQYSLELYLPGIPKDQIQLTKTGDELNVRIGNHRRNLVLPQALAALQPSGAKMEEDYLKIKFAASV
- a CDS encoding AarF/ABC1/UbiB kinase family protein, yielding MSQLNQVFPAQGLREPLRRYDAKTIRRYYRSRPWAGIGRALTIIWSFATFIFSLKWDDWRNQTERNKFKRAAQLRQILTRLGPTFIKVGQALSTRPDLVRKDFLDELIKLQDQLPPFDNALAFSIIEAELGQPVTELFSEISSNPVAAASLGQVYRAFLHTGEEVAVKVQRPNLLPTLTLDLYLMRWAAGWLSPWLPLNLGHDLTLIVDEFGIKLFEEIDYINEGRNAEKFAHNFRDDSTVKVPLIYWRYSTVRVLTLEWIHGFKLTDTASIRAAGLDRDQIIQVGVISGLRQLLEHGFFHADPHPGNLFALPDGRMAYIDFGMMDQLEQYTKETIAASIVHLINKDYTELAKNFVKLGFLTPDTDITPIIPALEVVLGEAMGESVRNFNFKTITDQFSELMYDYPFRVPAKFALIIRSLVTQEGLALTLNPNFKIVEVSYPYVARRLLTGESPEMRRHLIEVLFKDEKFQWERLENMIAIARSDNNFDLLPTAQLGLQFLLSEEGQFLRRQLLLALTEDDRLHTQEVQRLWNLVKDDLKPGRLFNVALNSLTELSIEGVASILPLATILKSE
- a CDS encoding sugar ABC transporter permease, translating into MTNNTKPSPQHQWLDNDAIAAWIFLAPALLLLGLFLLWPIAYLVYLSFTTGSFTSTGIHGVGLRNYLRLVLDPDFWQVLGNTLYFTLATVLPSLIIPLGLAVLLNQSLALRGLLRTAYFIPSITSLVAVGLGFRWLFQTEGPMNALLNSLGFASIPWLGSTTWAMPILILLSSWKQLGFNMVVFLAGLQAIPPSRYEAAELDGANSWQKFWYITLPGLRPTLIFATITTAIFTLRSFEQVYIITGGGPLNSTNVLVYYIYEQAFALFDFGYAAAAATVLLSFTLVLVYLQLKTSGEET
- a CDS encoding PQQ-dependent sugar dehydrogenase, with the translated sequence MLKQTSLNTIFQLDGGSEPVSLEFTLSDSEADFVNEVGVFAVDDDLGTIDGIAPGTPEYLAAALGRRNLIFSALANSTFPKSVSKRQLSFESNTRLGFYLVSNSTTDNVLADLAAGLTPANVFFAHANANANGFNYSQVLEFNSSTLTLAWEDQFGGGDFDLNDLVLRVQVTNTPPTPETALQGERELIDLGSKSGLIPVNIEVNRDAAFNNSFGFYAIDDSTGRIGNLNPGDGGYAEAAIRNRVDYSQGILGEALLAPFFIANNTPENFLAQNPSNQPEQESLAYFSFLNANPDGIDHIRLLGDNTFAFEDLYGGGDFDYNDLVIQLSFTNPNNPTTPTPTPTPTPTPTPTPTPTPTPTPTPTPTPGEIRGTVWNDINGNGLRNTGELGLTGWTVFLDQNQNGLLDVGELSTTTDANGNYAFTTLIPGTYTVAQVLQTGWQSTFPVPNLQTVNLNDGQSVTDVNVGNRSILEQLQLTLTPLVTGLTNPLDITHAGDGSDRMFVVEQGGRIRIIQNGNLSATPFLDISNRISAGGERGLLGLAFPPNYASKGYFYVNYTNTVGDTVIARYRLTNNPNVADPNSEEIILTVPQPFANHNGGQLAFGPDGYLYIALGDGGGAGDPQNNAQNPQSLLGKMLRIDVESGGVPYAIPATNPFVATTDPNNLYRDEIWALGLRNPWRFSFDRITGDLFIGDVGQNAIEEIDFQSATSQGGENYGWNIMEGSTRYNNNPGDITGFVIPVAEYDHSLGESVTGGMVYRGLSEPSLQGVYLYGDFISGRIWGLRPNSAGWENAVLLDTPYFISTFGEDQAGNLYLADYTNGGIYSISV